One genomic window of Pelmatolapia mariae isolate MD_Pm_ZW linkage group LG5, Pm_UMD_F_2, whole genome shotgun sequence includes the following:
- the gli1 gene encoding zinc finger protein GLI1, translating into MPVDMQPHQGLYYYETSPSQPSRGIVPSDQSPYSDVSSLRAPLLDGPPQDCHAMYNPMTHGSGPGQGIGPCLDQYMRHPQAPPPHGMMGHRGMPPTEGGNNAPYCNQNNMMSHHNFCQVQHGSDQIGSGDGSRFSTPRSMLKLSKKRALSISPLSDASVDLQTVIRTSPNSLVAFVNSRCNPNGASSYGHLSVSAMSPSLGYSSNINCQSRQQGSMYGGGGGTPLGGHTPGPCQASRLPPHNPRLHAPPKHGHLKTEPGLGGAIDGMNVKSLEERSEGDVASPSSTGTQDPLLGLLDGRDDLDKEDGKPEPEAIYETNCRWESCNKEFDTQDQLVHHINNEHIHGEKKEFVCHWQECSREQRPFKAQYMLVVHMRRHTGEKPHKCTFEGCNKAYSRLENLKTHLRSHTGEKPYVCEHEGCNKAFSNASDRAKHQNRTHSNEKPYVCKIPGCTKRYTDPSSLRKHVKTVHGPEAHITKKHRGDTGPRPPGSVMNPGGPNSELLLEKEETRREDCKLLAPETSLKSQPSPGGQSSCSSERSPLGSTNNNDSGVEMNPNAAGSLEDLTALEDGVAGGGGGGGEPGTMGMSAQALKRLENLKIDKLKQIRRPTPPGRGGSNKLPAIPGPVESMGMCAPSPLLSNRRVMELSNHELGGGTVACSTNDRRGSGTSSLSSAYTVSRRSSMVSPYLSSRRSSDGSQMGAPVGGGCHLLGAEQAGGDPLSPETNRRGAPCPGGGLPGLPNLTPAQQYSLKAKYAAATGGPPPTPLPNMEQPGTPGRRGGVLSEYHGQPLPPFLQQGGPRRHSANTEYGTGVIYPHQAPGNNNRRASDPVRAAADPQALPKRFNSLNNVAMMGRRNALQHRGSDTSLARHMYSPRPPSITENVMMEAIGMEPHHADNRDRSMMLPPGERNFMGYQQHNHTLGGVDGGPISTQLSPSHDALSCPERGYMQRQYPSQGGDVTASAGVNPMAQARPVHAEGMSNALLQQAEYSMSNCQLSPSGPHYPSVGQGGDAGGPWNDTHSQVQTSSHTLQNQQAMQYSETSLHPQQTQAHFNNQTGLYNSSDGTHKLIIKPEQQFHPGMGAGDACQSAKLHQQRMLLQQTQGYPQQTGQVLMRNSNNPRCDFQGPNQNPFPSREGLSLGCAGSALADGQRSETPMMQVKEMMVRNYVQSQQALMWEQQQEQQQSGLKPSPLSDSMDLSGQAAIMQHSPQHQNQNLYSSQTYPYPNQNLVMSPQAHSRVPSSVTPKDQQMAGLQGSCYNQEMVVPRPPQGRKPLSRQSSLSQVGAGYLGSPPHLSPVHSTSSPRRGVRLPPVQHPQHPQNEMFSPSNNNNNNVYYSGQINIGMEKNMDAQNGPCLNQQHSMGSSLDPVGGTKSTPLANYPESGPISNALENLDLDNARIDFTSIIDDADSSSFSDVNNPIQGQPGSSSQASSRLTTPQTSVSLAAGSGLSNMAVGDMTSMLTSLAGENKYLNTLS; encoded by the exons ATGCCAGTGGACATGCAGCCACACCAGGGGCTGTATTACTACGAGACCTCACCCAGCCAGCCCTCCAGAGG CATAGTCCCATCAGATCAGTCTCCCTACAGTGATGTGTCTTCGCTTCGTGCTCCGCTCCTCGACGGCCCGCCCCAGGACTGCCACGCTATGTATAATCCCATGACTCATGGATCAGGACCAGGGCAGGGAATTGGCCCCTGCTTGGATCAATATATGAGGCACCCTCAAGCCCCACCACCCCACGGTATGATGGGCCACAGGGGCATGCCGCCCACAGAGG GTGGTAACAACGCCCCCTACTGTAACCAGAACAACATGATGTCTCATCACAATTTCTGCCAAGTTCAACATGGCTCTGATCAGATTGGATCAGGTGATG GCTCGAGGTTCTCCACACCTCGTTCCATGCTTAAGCTAAGCAAAAAGAGAGCTCTGTCCATCTCTCCTCTGTCTGATGCCAGTGTGGACCTGCAGACGGTAATCCGGACCTCACCGAATTCCTTAGTGGCCTTTGTCAACTCTCGCTGCAACCCCAACGGCGCTAGCTCCTATGGTCATCTCTCTGTGAGCGCTATGAG TCCATCGCTCGGTTATTCCAGCAATATAAATTGCCAGTCCAGACAACAAGGGTCCATgtatggaggaggaggaggaacacCTCTGGGCGGACACACACCAGGCCCCTGCCAAGCTTCACGTTTACCTCCCCACAATCCTCGGCTCCATGCTCCGCCCAAACACGGACAC CTGAAGACAGAGCCAGGTCTTGGAGGTGCGATTGATGGCATGAATGTGAAGAGCCTGGAGGAGAGGTCAGAGGGAGATGTAGCTAGCCCTTCTTCCACTGGCACTCAG GACCCTCTTCTGGGCCTTCTGGATGGGCGAGATGATTTGGACAAAGAGGACGGGAAGCCTGAACCAGAGGCCATCTATGAGACCAACTGTCGCTGGGAGAGCTGCAACAAGGAATTTGACACACAAGACCAGCTAGTTCAT CACATCAACAACGAGCACATCCACGGGGAGAAGAAGGAGTTTGTGTGTCACTGGCAGGAGTGCTCTCGAGAACAGAGGCCTTTCAAAGCCCAGTACATGCTGGTGGTTCACATGCGCAGACACACAGGAGAGAAGCCACACAAGTGCACT TTTGAAGGCTGTAATAAGGCCTACTCTCGCCTGGAGAATTTGAAGACCCACTTGCGCTCTCACACTGGGGAGAAACCATATGTGTGTGAACATGAAGGCTGCAACAAAGCCTTCTCCAATGCTTCAGACCGAGCTAAACACCAGAACCGAACTCATTCCAATGAG AAACCTTATGTGTGTAAAATCCCTGGTTGTACCAAGCGATACACAGATCCAAGCTCTCTGCGTAAACATGTAAAGACCGTGCACGGCCCTGAGGCCCACATCACCAAGAAACATCGTGGAGACACTGGCCCTCGTCCCCCCGGTTCAGTTATGAACCCTGGAGGTCCCAACTCTGAACTGCTGCTGGAGAAAGAAGAGACACGCAGAGAAGACTGCAAACTATTGGCTCCTGAGACTTCTCTG AAATCCCAACCAAGCCCTGGTGGTCAGTCTTCCTGCAGTAGCGAACGTTCTCCACTGGGGagcaccaacaacaacgacaGCGGCGTAGAAATGAACCCTAATGCAGCCGGTAGTCTGGAGGACCTCACAGCATTGGAAGATGGTGTtgcaggtggaggaggaggtggaggggaGCCGGGAACAATGGGAATGTCAGCGCAGGCTCTGAAGAGGCTGGAGAATCTAAAGATTGACAAGCTGAAGCAAATCCGCAGGCCAACCCCTCCTGGACGCGGTGGCAGCAACAAGCTTCCTGCAATACCTG GTCCAGTGGAGAGTATGGGAATGTGTGCACCTTCTCCACTTCTCTCAAATCGACGTGTTATGGAACTGTCCAATCATGAGCTTGGAGGGGGAACAGTTGCCTGCTCTACTAATGACAGGAGAGGAAGTGGCACCAGCAGTCTAAGCTCAGCCTACACTGTGAGCCGTCGTTCCTCCATGGTGTCTCCTTACCTGTCCAGCCGACGCTCCAGTGATGGCTCGCAAATGGGAGCACCGGTTGGGGGAGGATGTCACCTTCTGGGTGCAGAACAGGCTGGGGGAGACCCTCTCTCTCCTGAGACCAATCGCAGAGGAGCTCCATGTCCTGGAGGAGGGTTGCCTGGCCTTCCTAATTTAACCCCAGCTCAGCAGTACAGCCTAAAAGCCAAATACGCTGCAGCCACTGGTGGACCACCACCTACTCCTTTACCTAATATGGAGCAGCCAGGTACTCCTGGCAGAAGAGGAGGTGTTTTGAGTGAGTACCATGGTCAGCCTTTGCCTCCTTTCCTTCAGCAAGGTGGTCCTCGTAGGCATAGTGCCAACACAGAGTATGGCACCGGTGTTATCTACCCTCACCAAGCTCCAGGTAATAACAACAGGCGAGCCAGTGACCCAGTTCGTGCTGCTGCTGACCCTCAAGCTCTTCCCAAGCGCTTCAATAGCCTTAATAATGTAGCCATGATGGGCCGAAGGAATGCACTGCAACACCGTGGCTCTGACACCAGCCTTGCCCGCCATATGTATTCCCCCCGGCCTCCGAGCATTACGGAGAACGTAATGATGGAAGCTATAGGTATGGAGCCCCACCACGCTGACAACAGGGATCGCTCCATGATGTTGCCACCTGGAGAGAGAAACTTCATGGGATATCAGCAACACAATCACACCCTTGGAGGAGTAGATGGAGGTCCCATTTCAACTCAGCTGTCCCCGAGCCATGATGCCCTGAGCTGCCCCGAGAGGGGTTACATGCAGCGGCAGTACCCGAGTCAGGGAGGGGACGTCACTGCCAGTGCTGGTGTAAATCCAATGGCACAGGCAAGACCTGTTCATGCAGAGGGCATGTCGAATGCACTTCTGCAACAAGCTGAGTACAGTATGAGCAATTGCCAGCTCAGTCCCTCTGGTCCACATTACCCTAGTGTAGGCCAAGGTGGTGACGCTGGAGGTCCCTGGAATGACACCCATAGCCAGGTCCAAACATCCAGCCATACTCTTCAGAACCAGCAAGCTATGCAGTATTCAGAAACTAGCTTGCACCCACAACAAACGCAGGCTCACTTCAACAATCAAACAGGCCTCTACAACAGTTCAGATGGAACCCACAAACTCATAATCAAGCCTGAGCAGCAGTTCCACCCTGGGATGGGAGCTGGAGATGCCTGTCAGAGCGCTAAGCTCCATCAGCAACGCATGCTTCTGCAGCAAACGCAGGGTTACCCACAACAAACAGGGCAGGTACTGATGAGGAACTCTAACAACCCCAGGTGTGACTTTCAAGGGCCAAACCAAAACCCTTTTCCCAGTCGAGAGGGATTAAGTCTGGGCTGCGCTGGCTCTGCACTGGCTGatggtcagaggtcagaaaCCCCAATGATGCAGGTAAAGGAGATGATGGTGAGGAATTATGTGCAGTCCCAGCAAGCACTCATGTGGGAACAGCAgcaagagcagcagcagagtggATTAAAACCTTCTCCTCTCTCTGACAGTATGGATCTGAGCGGTCAGGCAGCGATCATGCAACACAGTCCACAGCACCAAAACCAAAACCTTTATTCCAGCCAGACCTATCCTTACCCCAACCAGAACCTGGTCATGAGTCCTCAGGCCCACAGCCGCGTGCCAAGCTCAGTAACACCTAAAGACCAGCAGATGGCAGGTCTCCAAGGTTCATGTTATAACCAGGAAATGGTGGTCCCCAGACCTCCTCAGGGCCGAAAACCTCTCAGCCGCCAGAGTAGTCTGTCACAGGTGGGAGCAGGCTACCTTGGCAGCCCACCACACCTGAGCCCTGTCCACTCCACTTCCAGTCCCAGGCGAGGCGTTCGACTTCCTCCTGTCCAGCATCCGCAGCATCCCCAGAATGAAATGTTCTCTCcttccaacaacaacaacaacaatgtatACTACTCGGGTCAGATAAACATCGGTATGGAGAAAAACATGGACGCTCAAAACGGGCCTTGTCTTAACCAGCAGCACAGTATGGGGTCCAGTCTGGACCCAGTAGGTGGCACAAAGTCCACCCCTTTGGCTAACTATCCTGAGTCTGGCCCCATTTCAAACGCCCTAGAAAACTTGGACTTGGACAATGCTCGCATAGACTTCACTTCCATTATCGACGATGCCGACTCTTCGTCGTTCAGCGACGTCAACAATCCCATCCAAGGTCAACCGGGATCTTCCTCCCAGGCCTCATCCCGCCTCACCACACCCCAGACTTCTGTCAGCTTGGCTGCAGGGTCTGGCCTGTCTAACATGGCTGTGGGCGACATGACATCCATGCTAACCTCACTAGCTGGGGAGAATAAGTACCTGAATACACTGTCTTAG